Below is a genomic region from Citrobacter telavivensis.
TTTTCATTACCTCATTTGATGAAATTAACACGTTGCGCGAGGTCCTTTACCGGCACTACGGTGAATATCTGCCTGCCAGTTCCCTCGTTGAAGTCAGCCGTCTTTTTGCACCCGATCTCAGAATCGAAATTGAGACAGTGTTCGCACTCTGATTCAGGGTTTATGGCTGAACAGCATTCGTAGTCCTGGTCCGATCATGACGATACCGGTGAAACGTGTCTGCCAACTGGTATCGCCTCAAATATTGCAGGTATAATTCCACCTATCATTCACCAGACTCAGAAGCAAAGATGACGAAACTTACCTTACAAGAGCAGATGCTCAAAGCGGGTTTAGTAACCAGCAAAAAGATGGCGAAAGTCCAGAGAACGGCTAAAAAATCACGCGTGCAGGCTCGTGAGGCAAGAGAGGCGGTCGAAGAAAATAAAAAGGCGCAGCTTGAGCGTGACAAACAGCTCAGCGAGCAGCAAAAACAGGCGACGCTGGCGAAAGAGTTTAAAGCCCAGGTGAAGCAACTGATTGAAATGAACCGGATCACTGTCGCAAAAGGCGACATTGGCTTTAACTTCACCGATAACAATCTCATCAAAAAAATCGAAGTGGATAAGCTAACTCAGGCGCAGTTGATCAACGGACGTCTGGCCATTGCGCGTCTGGCTACCGATAACAGCGACGAGAGCGAATACGCGATTATCCCGGCCAGCGTCGCCGATAAAATTGCGCAGCGCGATGCAAACAGCATCGTATTACACAGCGCGCTGAGTCAGGAAGAGCAGGATGAAGACGATCCGTATGCTGATTTTAAAGTGCCTGATGATTTGATGTGGTAAGACGCATTCAGAACGGCGCGGGGTGATGAGCATTGATGTGCTCCCCGCTGACGGGGTGAACAAAGCGCAGTTCGCTGGCGTGAAGCATCAGACGCGAAGCCTGTTCTGTACCGGGCTGCAGGCGGCCGCCATACAGGTCGCAGCCCAGAATGGGGTGCCCCACTCGCTGGCAGTGAATGCGTAGCTGATGCGTGCGTCCGGTCTCCGGCGTGAGTTGGACCCGCGTCAACGGCATCATGGTCCCATCGGCCAGTTGCCGGACAACGCGCTCAACGACCTGATAGCGAGACCGCGCGGGTTTGCCCTTGAGCGGGCAAATCGTCATCCGCGGGAACAGGGCTGGATCTTTGGCAATCGGTGCGTCGATCGTCCCCTCGTCAGCGTCCAGATGTCCGCAGAGCAGCGCGCTGTAGACTTTACTGACGGTGCGCTGGCTGAACTGGTGGCAGAGGGCGGCATTGATCGCCTTATTACGCGCCACCACCATCAGTCCGGACGTACCGAAATCCAGGCGGTGAACCAGCGTGCAGCCAGGAAATTGCTGAACCAGTCGATAGTGTACCGAATCGAGATTTTGCGGATGCTTTCCTGAAAGACTGAGCAGCCCAGCGGGTTTGTTGATCAACACCAGGTGATCGTCCTGATAGAGCGTCTCTATCTCGTCGTCGCACGGTGGGGCAATAAAGGTATCAATAATCGTAGACATCAGGCTGCCCGGCGGGAAAGTGGGTGCGGATGATAACCCATTTTCTGCTGACCGGCGAATGACGGCGACTTCACTTTCCCTCGCATCCCTGAAATTTATCATCCAGACTTAACCCAAAGACGTGGTCTGCGCAGGCATTGTGCTTTACACTGCGCGCTGCAAAAAATTGAGTAGATTAACCAGACGGTAATGGCGATGAACGGAACAATCACAACGTGGTTTAAAGATAAAGGTTTTGGATTTATCAAAGATGAGAACGGCGATAACCGCTATTTTCATGTGATTAAGGTTGCCAACCCTGAGCTGATTAAGAAAGATGCGGCGGTAACCTTTGAGCCAACGACCAATAACAAAGGTCTTTCCGCGTATGCGGTGAAGGTCGTGCCGGACAGCAAATATATCTATATCGCGGGCGAGCGGCTAAAGCTCACCTCGATTAAGTCATTCGTGGTGTTCAGCGAAGAAGTCCCGGCCGATACGCCGATTGATAAAGAAAATGCGGTGCTCTCTGTTGGACTGCTGATGAGCAGCATCAGACCGAAAACCGCGGAAAAAGCGGGTGAAATGCGCACGGTGAAAAAACTGGCGATCACCACCTTCCAGGGCACGACGCTGATCTTCTCGGAAGATGAGATTGATATCGAGTCCACGGTCAAAATGCTCAAAGTTTGATTTCTGCGCTGCCTGTCGACAGCACAGCGCAGTCCACTATAAATGCATTAGCTGGCGGAACTCTTTTACCTTGCTGCGGCTTACGGGAATCTCAAATTCCAGATCCTTGAGCCGCAGAATATAAGTATTGTTAAACCACGGCTCAATCTCGCGGATCTTGTTCAGGTTGACGCAGAACGAGCGGTGGCAGCGGAAAAAATGCGAGGGTGGCAGTTTGTTGCAGAACTCGGTGATATTGATGGGCATCACGTACGACTCCCGCCGCGTATAGACAAACGTCATTTTCTCATGTGCTTCGGCGTAATAAATATCGTTGATCGGCGTGACGATAATCCGCTCATCTTTGATCAGGTTGATGGTGTCGTTTTCACGCGTAACCGGCCCAACCGCTGCGGCGCCGGACTGTTGCTGTTGCCAGGCTGTCTCCAGCTTTTGCAGCATCCCGACGATCCGTGATTCCTGATACGGCTTGAGAATATAGTCAAACGCTTCCAGCTCAAACGCTTCAACCGCATGTTCTTTCCACGCGGTAATAAACACAATAAACGGCTTATGGGCGAACTGACTGATATTTTGCGCCAGCAGAACGCCGTCCAGAGACGGAATATTGATATCAAGAAAAATGGCGTCGACGCGGTGATGCTGCAAAAACTTCAGCACATCCAGACCGTCGTCAAACGTGCCGACAATCTCCATCTGGCTGTGTTCTTTAATCAGCCAACTGAGTTCCTGTTGGGCAAGGAATTCATCTTCAACGATGATGACTTTCACAGTGTTACTCCGGCTTAAAGCAATAACGTGGCGGGCGTCGCGGTCGCGGTGTGCTGGTTCGGCACATAAAAGGCGATTTCGGTACCTGGCTCCAGGCGGCGAATATGCAGACCTTCACCGTATAACAGCTTAACGCGATGATGGACATTAAGCAGACCAATTTTATTGCCCGGCATTTCGTTGGATTCCACACGCTCAATCACTTTTGGATCGATACCGTGGCCGGTGTCTCTTACGGCAATGCGCACCCGGTTACCACACTCGGCGACGCTAATCGTCACCACGCCTTTCCCTTTACAGGGCTGAATGCCATGGACAATGGCGTTCTCGACTAACGGTTGTATCAGCAGGCTGGGGATGGAGCAGTTGACCTCTTCATCAATATCATAAATCACGGTCAGCTTGTCACCAAAACGGGCCTGTTCAATGGCAATGTAATCCTTGATTTGGTACAGCTCTTTTTTGATGTCGATTTGCTCGTCATCCTTTAACTCAATGTTATAGCGCAGGTAACGCGACAAATTAAAAATGAGCTGACGGGCCGTGTCCGGATTAAGCCGAATCGATGACGAAATCGCGTTCAGGGCGTTAAACAGGAAATGAGGATTAATTTTACTTTGCAGCGCGCGTAGCTCTGCCTTATTTGCCATCTCCCGCAATTGCTCGGTGCGGGACACCTCGAGCTGGGTCGAGATAATTTGCGACAGACCTATTGCCATCTCCTGCAATGACGAGGTGATCTGATGGGCGTGGCAGTAATAAATTTTCAGCGTGCCGGTCACGACGCCTTTTTCCCATAATGGAATGACCAGCATGGAGTGAATTTCTGGCGTGCGGTGTGCTTCATCATTGTTTTTAATAATGATTTCACCGTGATTGATCGCCTGCTGGGTGGTCGGGCTGACGAAGTCATCGTGATTGCGGTAGTTGGCTTCTCCGACACCGACGTAGGCCAGCACGTGCTGGGTATTGGTAATTGCCACCGCATCGGCGTGGATATCGTGACGAATAATTTCGCAGATCTGGCGCAGCGATTCACTGTTGACCTGGCGAAACAAGGGCAGGGTTTTATTGGCGATATCCAGTGCCAGCTTGGCCTGCCGCGCGGCGCTCGCTTCCTTCTCACCCTCAACGCTCTGTACCAGCAGCACGATAAACCCGATACAGACGCTGCCGAGGATCATCGGAATACCGATTTTCGAGACGATATCCAGCCCCAGTTCGGTGGTTGGCGCCCAGAGGACAACCAGGATCATCGTCAGCGTTTCACAAAGCATGCCGCCTAAAATCCCGGCGCGCCAGTGTTGGGCTTTGGGGATCTTACGGTTAATCCAGCCGGCAAGACACCCCGCCAGAATACTGGTGATAAAGCAGGGGATCGCCGTCACGCCACCAATGTCGATCAGATAGCGGTGCGTCCCGGCAATCACCCCCGTAATAATACCTACCCACGGACCAAACAGGATCCCGCCTGACATCACGGCAATAATACGCACGTTCACCAGTGAACCTTCTACCGGCACGCCGGACCAGGTACTGAACAATGCGAACATCGAAAAAATGGCGGTAACGGCGAGCAGTTCTTTTGGCGTATGGGCAGACTTATGCAGCAGCTCGCGAAACAGGCGGATGCGGATGAGAAAGAACAGACAGAATAGCATCAGCGCAGCCCGGTCAAAGACGGCCAGCAGCATGGTAAATATTTCGTGCACGGGGGGACTCTTGCCAAAGGGTTAAAGGACTATGATAGGTAACCGCAGGGCGGATGACCAGCCTGCTGAGATCGGGTGGCTAATGAGGAAAAACCTCAATTTTAAAAGGGGATTGATGAATGATTGGTGTATTTACAATACATCTCATAAAACGCGGGCTTTCATGGTTACTACCATAACAACAGAGTGTTATAAAAACGTAACATTTAACGGCGACGAAAACGAATCACTTCCTCTTTTAAAATTGATATTCCTCTTTTGAGAAACAAAAAAATATTTTCCTTTCCCTCTCGACAGAGGGATTTTAATCAGGCTATTTTCTAAACATGCCACCATCGTGGCAGCGTCGCTCGGACGGTCCGGGCGCTAACGTGAATCTGAGGAAATTATGGCTGACTCTCGCCCTGAACGTCGCTTTACGCGTATTGATCGTCTCCCCCCCTACGTTTTTAACATCACGGCTGAACTGAAGATGGCTGCGCGTCGGCGCGGCGAAGATATTATCGACTTCAGCATGGGGAACCCGGACGGCCCAACGCCGCCTCACATCGTCGAAAAACTGTGTACCGTGGCGCAGCGCCCCGATACGCACGGTTATTCCACTTCTCGCGGTATCCCACGCCTGCGTCGGGCCATCTCCCGCTGGTATCAGGAACGCTATGAAGTTGATATCGATCCGGAATCTGAAGCGATCGTCACCATTGGCTCAAAAGAGGGGCTGGCGCACCTGATGCTGGCGACGCTCGATCATGGCGATACGGTGCTGGTGCCGAACCCCAGCTATCCCATCCATATCTACGGCGCGGTGATTGCTGGCGCTCAGGTGCGTTCTGTTCCGCTGGTGGAAGGTATCGATTTCTTCAACGAACTGGAACGCGCGATTCGCGAAAGTTATCCGAAACCGAAGATGATGATCCTCGGTTTCCCGTCTAACCCGACGGCGCAGTGCGTTGAGTTAGAATTTTTTGAGAAAGTGGTCGCGCTGGCGAAGCGTTACGATGTACTGGTGGTGCACGATTTGGCTTACGCCGACATCGTTTACGATGGCTGGAAAGCGCCGTCCATCATGCAGGTGCCAGGGGCGCGCGACGTGGCGGTAGAGTTTTTCACGCTGTCGAAAAGTTACAACATGGCCGGCTGGCGCATTGGCTTTATGGTGGGCAACAAAACGCTGGTCAATGCCCTGGCGCGGATTAAGAGCTATCACGACTACGGTACGTTTACCCCGCTGCAGGTTGCTGCCATTGCGGCGCTGGAAGGCGATCAGCAGTGCGTGCGTGATATCGCCGAGCAGTATAAGCGTCGCCGTGACGTGCTGGTGAAAGGGCTGCATGAGGCCGGGTGGATGGTCGAAATGCCGAAGGCCTCGATGTACGTGTGGGCGAAGATCCCGGAACAGTATGCCGGGATGGGGTCGCTGGACTTCGCGAAAAAACTATTGAACGACGCTAAAGTGTGCGTGTCGCCCGGAATTGGCTTTGGTGATTACGGTGATACCCATGTGCGTTTCGCGCTGATTGAGAACCGCGATCGTATCCGTCAGGCGATCAGAGGGATTAAATCGATGTTCCGCGCCGATGGCTTGCTGCCTGCCGGAACGAAATCGGCCTCTGAAACCCTCGAGTAAAACGTTCTGTCCATCCAAACGCAAACAGGAGCCATCGGCTCCTGTTTTTTTGCTGCATTGTTGTCTTTAGATCATCAGAGCAAACGTACCGGCCCAAACGATGACCATAAAAGAAATGCCCATAAAGAAATATTTCACTTTCATCTCTCCGCGTAATGACTGATACGCCTGAATGAATTTTATCTCATCTGATTATAGAGAGCTGATACCGGTAAAAACGAAACCCGGAATGTTCCCCGTTTCGTCTGCGGTATCACCTCAGAATTCTGTGCGTTGATTGCTCCAGACGGCGCTAATGTACGCCTAAAAAAGGGGCAAGACAATAGACATTTTCTTATTTACTTTTAGTAACTTACAACTGTCGGGATTCGGCGACAGTATAATTGCAGAGGGTAATAAATCACCATTGAGCGACGCGATTTATAGCGCAAAAAACGAGGATGAAAACCATAGCGTAATCAAGGTTGTTGGTGGGTGGCAGACAATAAAAAAGGCCTTGCGGCCTTCTTTAAATGTAGAGTGAGGCTTCACCCAATGGACGGGTTTTAAAGCGGCGGTGGATCCAGAGATATTGCTCAGGGGCGCGCATGATCTCTTTCTCGATAATCTTGTTCATATAGGCGGCTGCCAGGTTTTCATCTGCCGGGTAGCCCTTCATCTCAGGGGAGATATACAGACGGTATCCGGCGTTACCGGCTTTTCTGACCATCGTCACGGTGAGCATGGCCGAACCTGACAAGCGCGACAGCACATAGGTACCATTAGTGGTCGCCACGTCTTTAACGGCGAAGAACGGGGCGAATGAACTGCCTTTCGGGCCGTAATCCTGGTCCGGTGCAAACCAGACGGCTTCACCTTTCTTCAGGGCGCCGACGATGCCGCGCAGATTGTTTCTGCCGATCATGGCTTTATTCGAACGCATCCGTCCGCGGGTCTGTACCCACTCCATCAGCGGATTGTTGTGCGGACGATAGGTCGCCATCATCGGTTGGCAAAGACCCATCACCCGGCCACCGAGTTCCAGTGACATAAAGTGAACGCCAACAACCATCACGCCGCGATTTTGCGCTTGTGCGCGTTGCAGGTTGTCCAGTCCCTCAACATCAAACCATTTACGCACGCGACGGTCCGGCCAGAACCAGGCCATGCCGGTTTCCAGCAGCGCCATACCAAGAGAACGGAAATTCTCTTCGATCATCTTTTCTCTCTGTTCCTGAGAATAAGACGGGAAGCAGAGCTCAAGGTTTTTACGGGCGATGGATTCGCGACGTTTCAGAAAAGGGCGTGCCAGTGACCCCGTCCGGGTGCCGAGAAAGCACAAAACAGGGTAGGGAAGTTGCACCAATAACCAAAGCACACCGAGACCAAACCAGGTGAGCCAGTAACGCGGATGCAGAAACGCGCGGGAAAATTTGCATGTTGGGAACATAAATACCTTCTATTGATACCCATTTTTGTATCGCAGAAGACGTATTCTCCAACGCGGTACACTCAATGTTTTAGGCCATCATGTACGACAATGGTTCCTGCAAAGAGTGTAAAACTGCGTCAGGATAAAACCACGAGGGGCATGAATGCTGGACGTATAATGTACCATCCGGGGATTAATGTAAGCCACAAATAATTAATCAAGAAGCGTAAATATTTGCATTGCGTATAAAAAATAATGACGTTGTTTTTAATGGGTTGTTTTTAATAAGGTTAGAAAAGCACAATGCGGAATATTCGTATAATTACAATTGTTATAAATGGGTTATGAGATTTGCCGGAGGGGCCGCTTTAGCTTATGATTGAAAATATAAGGAGAGTAAGTATTTACGTTTTGAGTTCACGCAAAAAGGAGGTACAGCGATGATCTTTTTTTTAGCCTTTCTGCTCGTGAGTATGCTGGGCGTCAGCGGCTATATCGCGCAGGTTTTAGGTTGGGTATCAGCCATTAGCGCGTTTGTCGGCATGGTCATTCTGGCGGTGCTGATATACTACACCACGATGTGGTTGACTGCGGGTGATGAAATGGTCACAGGATTGTTTCTTTTTCTTTCACCTGCCTGCGGCCTGATCATTCGTTTTATGGTGGGGTACGGTAAGCGTTAATTGGCCCGGCAATAAAGCATTAATATTGATGATTGCCATTTTTTATATCGGGTGATCACGTCGTATGAGAAAGTGCCAGTTAACTGGCACTTTCGTTGTCAGGATCAACAAAACCGACCCGGTTAATTCCCTTCTTACTCCCTTCGCGCCTTAATCGGCGACTGACCACTCCTGCGGATAGCGTGCGGGCACGAAACGCAGCGTGAGCGCCATCAACCCGGCCACACAGAGGGCGTGGAACGTCCAGTCAAGCCAGTAATTGCCGCTCAGGCTACGCAAGATACCGGAGAACCAGGGAGAGAGGCCGGCGATAATAAAGCCAATCCCCTGCATAAAAGCGACTAATTTGCCAGATATTACCGGATGTTGGGCATGGTCGAGCGCCAGCACGAGGCATAAAGGAAATGCGCCGCCAAGGCCGATACCACAAACCACGGCCCAGAGGATTGGCAGTTGCGCAGGCCAGAGAATAAAACCGCAAAAGCCAAGCATCTGTAGGGCCAGCGTGAAGAGCAGCAGTTTACGGCGATCCTGATGACGCGCGAGCATCGGTAATACCAGCGCCCCCGCCGTCTGACCGACGGTCATCAGAGCCAGCAGCGTGCCGCTGAACTGCGCGCTTTCGCCCAACTGAATATAGTACGGTGGTAGCCAGGCGATCAGGCTACCGTAACCACCATTGATCACGCCAAAATAGAGTCCCAGCGTCCAGGCGCGGGGGTTGAGTACGACGCGCACGGCGGCACTTTTCGGGTGAGATGAAGGCATCTCTGTTGAGCGACGTTGCGCCAGCCAACCGACCAGGGCAACCAGCGCGGGCAGGGCCCACCATGCCAGCGAGCGGTGCCAGAGTTCACTGTGCTGTGCGATCCACGGCGTCATCGCCGCGCCGAGTCCCCCTCCGCCCATCAGTGCAGCTGACCAGAGCCCCATGACCTGCGGCATGCGACGGTGAAAAAGACGCTTAATCACCGTTGGCATTACGACCTGAACGATCCCAATACCGATACCGCCCAGCAGAGCGCTGCTGAGCAGCACAACGCTGTGCGGCGCCAGCTCGCGAAGCAACGCGCCAGCCATAATCATCAACAAACTTAAGGCGACGCTGAGACGCTCGCTGATATGGCGATTGATCCACCCACCGGCCAGCGCCAGCGCGCCCATGGCGATCATTGGTAATGCCGTGAGCAGCGACGCCACGGCAAAGCTCATACCGCTGGCGGCACGCAGTTGCGGCAGAAGCGGGCCGACAGAGGTCAGCAGCGGACGCATATTCAGGCCAATCAGTACCAGAACCAGCAGGACCAGGCCAACGCGCGGGGTTTTGTTCATGACTGTTTTTCAGCGAAGCGTTGGTAAACCGCCAGCCCATTGGGCTGTGGAAGATGATGAACAGGCAGGGTTTGTTGAGCGAGGGGCTGCTGTAATTGCTGATAAATTGCCGCAGTGGAGAGACGGAATGTTTCGCCATCGCCATTGCTGTTGGCGAACCAGACTTCTTTTACGCCGGTGAGATACATGGCGCTAAGGCACATCGGGCACGGCTGGCCGCTGGCGTAAACCACGCATTCACGAAGCGCCGCGCTGCCTGAATGGGCCGCAATCGCCCGAATGGCGTTGAGCTCAGCATGCCCGGTGGGATCATCATCCAGGTGCAGGGTGTTGACGGCTTCGGCGATCGCTTCGCCGTTGCGGACGATGATCGCGCCAAACGGGCGTCCACCCTGTTCAACGTTGCGGGCTGCCAGGGCCAGCGCCTGTTGCAGATAGTTATCATGTGCAGACATGCTTTACTCCTGTGAGCAGAGAAAAGAAGAACGATACGCCTGCGCGTACCGTTCTGATGGATTAGAAAGGCTTCGTCGGTAAATATTTGCCATCCAGGGTAATCACGGCGCGCTCGCCGCCTTCCGGGTCTGCCACTTTTTTTACATCCAGCTTGAAATTAATGGCGCTAATAATGCCGTCGCCAAATTTTTCGTGAACCAGCGCTTTCAGCGTGGTGCCGTAAACCTGCAACATCTCATAGAAACGGTACATCGTCGGGTCTGTCGGTACGCGATCGTCAATACTGCCGCGCAGTGGAATGGTCTGTAACAACAGTACCGCATCGTTGTCGAGGGCCAGTTTCTCGCCAACGAGACGCGCAGCATCGGCCGGGAGGGCGTGTTGACCGAGCAGTGCGGCAGTGACAAACGCTTCTGATAAGCCGGTGCCGTCCGCAAGTTGGGCAAACGTGAGATCTTTTCTGGCTTTGCTCAGCAGGATCTGATCGGCCAGGGCCAGGCGAATATCGCGGTTAATTTGCGACTGAATCATAATGGAACCTCTTTGATAGATTAATAAATAGCTCAGGCTGCGGATGACTGGCGATAAGGCATCGCGCAGGTGTTCGGGTTTTTTGCCAGTGAGACGAACCGTCCGCTGGCGCCGTCGTAAGCAGCAATCTCTGCGCTTTCGATGTCGTAGACCCAGCCGTGGAGCGCAACGCGCCCCTCTTCAAGCGCGAGACGCACTGAGGGGTGGGTCTGAATGTTGGCGAGTTGTGCGATGACGTTTTCACGCACCATCGAGGCCGTTTTCTCGGCCAAAGAGGCGTGCTCGCGTGACTCGTTGACCACGCGAGCGGAGTCCGCATAGCGCAACCAGTGATCGACGGCTGGCATGTGGTCCAGGCAGTGACATCCGGCTATCGCGGTCATCGCGCCGCAGTCGGAGTGCCCACAGATAACAATGTCGGTGACACGAAGCGCAGAGACGGCGTATTCCACTGAGGCGGTCACCCCGCCGGGTTCCGGTCCATATGACGGCACAATATTGCCGGCGTTGCGGATCACGAACAGATCGCCTGGCTCGCGCTGCGTGACCAGTTCGGGAACCAGACGGCTGTCCGAACAGGAGATGAATAACGCACGGGGGTTTTGTTGGGTAGCAAGGCGTCTGAATAATTCCGCGCGTTCAGGAAATACATTGCGCTGAAATTTCAGGAAACCATCAATAATCTCTTTCACGAATAATCCTCTGTCTCGCTATGCGATGAACACAGGCTACGCGCTTCGTATCATAAGATAAAAGACTCATTTATAATGGAGTCTATTGGAAAAATTTATAGGTAAAGGCGATGCTGGATCGACACACCCACTATTTTCTTGCCGTGGCGGAGCATCACGGATTCACCCGTGCAGCGGCGGCGCTGCACGTTTCGCAACCGGCGCTTTCGCAGCAAATCAGACAGCTGGAGGAGATGTTGGGCGTGCAGTTGTTCGATCGCAGCGGGCGTACGACCCGATTGACCGACGCGGGAGAGGTCTATCTGCGCTATGCGCGCAGCGCGCTACAGGCGCTGGAAGAGGGCAAACGCGCCATTCATGATGTGGAGGATCTGAGCCGGGGTTCCCTGCGCGTTGCGGTTACGCCGACCTTTACCGCCTGGTTTATTGGCCCGTTACTGGCTGAATTCTATACCCGCTATCCCAATATAACCTTACAGCTACAGGAAATATCGCAGGACAGAATCGAAGAGCGGCTGGTTAATGATGAACTGGATGTCGGTATTGCCTTCGACGAGGTTCACTCTCCGGATATTGACGCGCAGCCGCTGCTGACCGAAAACCTGGCTTTGGTCGTGGCGAATCACCATCCGCTGGCGGCGCAAACGTCGGTAGATTTGAGCGTGCTCAATGACGAAAAGTTGATTTTATTGAGCGCAGAGTTTGCTACCCGGGAACAGATTGACCGTTACTGCCGTCAGGCAGGGCTGCGACCGCAGATTCTCATGGAGGTCAACTCCATCAGCGCGGTGCTGGAACTGGTGCGGCGCACCGGATTATCCACGCTGCTGCCGGCGCCCATCGCCGCACAGAGTCACTATCTACAGGCGATTTCACTGACCCCACAACTCCTCGAACGCACGGCCGTATTAATGCAGCGAAAAGGTGCCTGGCGAACCGCTGCCGCCAGGGCGTTTGTCGCGATGGCGCAGGAAGGCGCGAAGGCAGTATCAACGGCGAGCTAAGCGGGGATCCGGCAAGGCAAACTGCGGATCAGATAGTGATTGCATAAGGAAATCAGTTTGGGTATTTTTATGCAGTAAATGTGCATAAAAATAACAGGAGAAGGGAATGTTCAGTCAGTGGATAAAAGCAGGATGTTTGATGATGGCGTTGACCGGGGCCGCTTTCGCAGCACAAGAAACTTACGTGGTCGGCGCGGGTGGCA
It encodes:
- the cynS gene encoding cyanase, translated to MIQSQINRDIRLALADQILLSKARKDLTFAQLADGTGLSEAFVTAALLGQHALPADAARLVGEKLALDNDAVLLLQTIPLRGSIDDRVPTDPTMYRFYEMLQVYGTTLKALVHEKFGDGIISAINFKLDVKKVADPEGGERAVITLDGKYLPTKPF
- the cynR gene encoding transcriptional regulator CynR produces the protein MLDRHTHYFLAVAEHHGFTRAAAALHVSQPALSQQIRQLEEMLGVQLFDRSGRTTRLTDAGEVYLRYARSALQALEEGKRAIHDVEDLSRGSLRVAVTPTFTAWFIGPLLAEFYTRYPNITLQLQEISQDRIEERLVNDELDVGIAFDEVHSPDIDAQPLLTENLALVVANHHPLAAQTSVDLSVLNDEKLILLSAEFATREQIDRYCRQAGLRPQILMEVNSISAVLELVRRTGLSTLLPAPIAAQSHYLQAISLTPQLLERTAVLMQRKGAWRTAAARAFVAMAQEGAKAVSTAS
- a CDS encoding carbonic anhydrase; protein product: MKEIIDGFLKFQRNVFPERAELFRRLATQQNPRALFISCSDSRLVPELVTQREPGDLFVIRNAGNIVPSYGPEPGGVTASVEYAVSALRVTDIVICGHSDCGAMTAIAGCHCLDHMPAVDHWLRYADSARVVNESREHASLAEKTASMVRENVIAQLANIQTHPSVRLALEEGRVALHGWVYDIESAEIAAYDGASGRFVSLAKNPNTCAMPYRQSSAA